Proteins found in one Aquificaceae bacterium genomic segment:
- a CDS encoding AtpZ/AtpI family protein — translation KDFLALNVAFNLLGGIIAGLLVGYAFDKWLMEGLLGLKTFPFGLLFFLFVGIISGFRNAYRDLKRIE, via the coding sequence AAAGACTTTCTTGCACTCAACGTGGCTTTTAACCTTCTTGGTGGGATAATTGCCGGTCTTTTAGTGGGCTATGCCTTTGACAAGTGGCTTATGGAAGGTCTTTTGGGTTTAAAAACTTTCCCATTTGGACTGCTCTTTTTCCTTTTTGTGGGTATAATCTCGGGTTTTAGGAATGCATACAGGGATTTGAAAAGAATTGAATGA
- a CDS encoding thioesterase family protein yields MFIYRRRVQFYETDAQGIVHHSNYFRYFEEARGELLRFLGYPYSRLREEGVDVVLLSANCEFIKPLRYDEEFEIELTLLHLDRFTFSFQYLLRSSERIKAKGSTKHCTVKEGKICSIPTQVKEKLIQFFSNPCMHS; encoded by the coding sequence GTGTTTATATACCGCAGGAGAGTTCAGTTTTACGAAACAGACGCCCAAGGGATAGTGCACCACTCTAATTATTTCAGATACTTTGAGGAGGCGAGAGGGGAGCTTTTGAGGTTTCTGGGTTATCCCTACTCAAGGCTAAGAGAGGAAGGCGTAGATGTGGTCTTACTTTCTGCAAATTGCGAATTTATAAAACCTCTGCGTTATGACGAAGAGTTTGAAATTGAGCTCACCCTCCTACACTTAGACCGTTTTACCTTTTCTTTCCAATACCTTCTTAGGTCTTCAGAAAGGATAAAGGCGAAGGGTAGCACAAAGCACTGCACCGTAAAGGAAGGGAAGATATGTTCCATACCCACACAAGTAAAGGAAAAGCTCATTCAATTCTTTTCAAATCCCTGTATGCATTCCTAA
- the pstB gene encoding phosphate ABC transporter ATP-binding protein PstB yields the protein MLEERKKVQSVGPDKVKLEVRNFNFYYGSFQALKNINFPIYEKKVTAIIGPSGCGKTTLLRAFNRMHDLYPGARYEGEIIMHPDGINLVDPKTDPLRVRMRIGMVFQKPNPFPKSIYENVAYGLKIRGIKNKKLLDEAVEKALRGAALWDEVKDRLHTNAYSLSGGQQQRLCIARAIAVEPEVLLFDEPTSALDPISTAKIEDLIVELKQRVTIVIVTHNMQQAARISDYTAFMYLGELVEFGPTEKIFTKPEKKLTEDYITGRFG from the coding sequence ATGTTAGAGGAGAGGAAAAAAGTGCAAAGTGTGGGACCAGACAAGGTTAAGCTGGAAGTGAGAAACTTTAACTTCTACTATGGTAGTTTCCAAGCTCTAAAGAATATAAACTTCCCCATATATGAAAAGAAAGTAACCGCCATAATAGGACCCTCTGGCTGTGGCAAAACCACTCTTCTTAGAGCCTTCAACCGTATGCATGACCTATATCCAGGAGCTCGCTACGAAGGTGAGATAATAATGCATCCTGATGGTATAAACCTTGTAGACCCCAAAACAGACCCCCTAAGGGTTAGAATGCGTATAGGAATGGTTTTCCAAAAGCCTAACCCCTTTCCCAAAAGCATATACGAAAATGTAGCCTACGGTCTCAAGATAAGAGGCATAAAGAACAAAAAACTCCTTGACGAAGCGGTAGAAAAGGCTCTCAGAGGTGCAGCACTTTGGGATGAGGTAAAGGATAGGCTTCATACAAACGCCTATTCCCTCTCTGGAGGTCAACAGCAAAGGCTCTGTATAGCCAGAGCCATAGCGGTAGAACCCGAAGTCCTTCTCTTTGACGAGCCCACCTCAGCCCTTGACCCCATATCCACTGCCAAAATAGAGGACCTTATAGTGGAGTTAAAGCAAAGAGTCACCATAGTGATAGTGACCCATAACATGCAACAGGCTGCGAGGATATCGGACTATACCGCCTTTATGTATCTTGGAGAGCTTGTGGAGTTTGGACCCACAGAAAAGATTTTCACAAAGCCCGAGAAGAAACTCACAGAAGACTACATAACAGGAAGGTTTGGATAA